One Streptomyces lincolnensis genomic region harbors:
- a CDS encoding primosomal protein N', with amino-acid sequence MSSEDEGVERSGEAGAPEQLALIRESVRKAQVPRAKPRTWRGAALAKELPVARVLVDKGVLHLDRYFDYAVPEELDEQAQPGVRVRVRFGAGRHRVRDGRREGGGLIDGFLVERLAESDYSGPLAALAQVVSPEPVLGAELLGLARAVADRYAGSLADVLQLAVPPRSARAEQRPSPDPLPPPGVPDVGSWGRYERGGAFVESLASGGAPRAVWNALPGPEWSEELARAVVATLASGRGALVVLPDGRAVARVDAALTALLGEGRHAVLTADAGPEKRYREWLAVRRGAVRAVIGTRAAMFAPVQDLGLVAVWDDGDDSHSEQHAPQPHAREVLLLRAAQDKCGFLLGSWSCTVEAAQLVESGWARPLVATRDQVRAAAPLVRTVGDGDLARDEAARAARLPTLAWQAVREGLRHGPVLVQVPRRGYVPRMACANCRAPARCRHCAGPLEGQESGAALRCGWCGQGEGAWHCPECGGFRLRAQVVGARRTAEELGRAFPAVAVRTSGREHVLDTVPSAPALVVSTPGAEPVAEGGYAAALLLDGWAMLGRPDLRAGEDALRRWIAAASLVRPQGAGGTVVIVAEPTLRPVQALVRWDPVGHAVRELAERGELGFPPVSRMAAVSATAEAVAEFMGAVELPSDAEVLGPVPLPVTGPGRPRRVGGPPPGEHWERALIRVPPGSGAALAAALKAAQAARMARGGGEAAVRVRIDPPDIG; translated from the coding sequence GTGAGCAGCGAGGATGAGGGTGTGGAGCGCTCGGGGGAGGCCGGGGCGCCGGAGCAGCTTGCCCTTATTCGGGAGAGTGTGCGGAAGGCTCAGGTGCCGCGGGCCAAGCCGCGGACCTGGCGGGGGGCCGCGCTGGCCAAGGAGCTGCCTGTCGCCCGGGTGCTGGTCGACAAGGGCGTGCTGCATCTTGACCGGTACTTCGACTACGCGGTGCCGGAGGAGCTCGATGAGCAGGCGCAGCCCGGGGTGCGGGTCCGGGTGCGGTTCGGGGCCGGGCGGCATCGGGTGCGGGACGGGCGGCGTGAGGGCGGGGGGCTGATCGACGGCTTTCTCGTGGAGCGGCTGGCCGAGTCGGACTACTCCGGGCCGTTGGCGGCGCTGGCTCAGGTCGTCTCGCCCGAGCCGGTGCTCGGCGCGGAGCTGTTGGGGCTGGCCCGTGCCGTGGCGGACCGGTACGCGGGGAGTCTGGCCGATGTGTTGCAGCTGGCGGTTCCGCCGCGCAGCGCGCGGGCCGAGCAGCGGCCCTCGCCCGACCCGCTGCCCCCTCCCGGGGTGCCCGACGTGGGGTCCTGGGGGCGGTACGAGCGCGGGGGCGCGTTTGTCGAGTCCCTGGCCTCGGGGGGCGCGCCGCGGGCCGTGTGGAACGCCCTGCCGGGCCCCGAGTGGAGCGAGGAGCTGGCGCGGGCCGTCGTGGCGACGCTGGCCTCCGGACGCGGGGCGCTCGTCGTCCTGCCGGACGGGCGGGCGGTGGCGCGGGTCGACGCCGCGCTGACCGCGCTGCTGGGGGAGGGGCGTCACGCGGTGCTCACCGCCGACGCCGGACCCGAGAAGCGGTACCGGGAGTGGCTCGCCGTGCGCCGGGGGGCCGTCCGGGCCGTCATCGGGACCCGGGCCGCCATGTTCGCGCCGGTACAGGATCTTGGTCTGGTCGCCGTCTGGGACGACGGTGACGACAGCCACAGCGAGCAGCACGCACCCCAGCCCCATGCCCGCGAGGTGCTCCTGCTGCGGGCCGCCCAGGACAAGTGCGGCTTCCTGCTGGGCAGTTGGAGCTGCACCGTGGAGGCCGCGCAACTCGTGGAGAGCGGCTGGGCCCGACCCCTGGTCGCCACCCGGGACCAGGTGCGGGCCGCCGCACCCCTGGTCAGGACGGTGGGGGACGGTGACCTCGCGCGCGACGAGGCGGCGCGGGCCGCCCGCCTGCCGACGCTCGCCTGGCAGGCCGTCAGGGAGGGGCTGCGGCACGGGCCGGTGCTCGTGCAGGTGCCCCGGCGGGGCTACGTGCCGAGAATGGCGTGCGCCAACTGCCGTGCCCCGGCCCGGTGTCGGCACTGTGCCGGACCCCTGGAGGGCCAGGAATCCGGGGCCGCGCTGCGATGCGGGTGGTGTGGGCAGGGGGAAGGCGCCTGGCACTGCCCGGAGTGCGGCGGCTTCCGGCTGCGGGCGCAGGTCGTGGGCGCGCGGCGGACCGCCGAGGAGCTGGGCAGGGCGTTTCCGGCGGTCGCGGTGCGGACGTCGGGGCGCGAGCACGTGCTGGACACCGTGCCGTCGGCGCCCGCGCTGGTGGTGAGCACGCCGGGTGCCGAACCCGTCGCCGAGGGCGGCTACGCGGCCGCCCTGCTGCTGGACGGCTGGGCCATGCTCGGACGGCCCGACCTGCGCGCCGGTGAGGACGCGCTGCGGCGGTGGATCGCGGCCGCCTCACTCGTACGGCCGCAGGGCGCGGGGGGCACGGTCGTGATCGTCGCCGAGCCCACGCTGCGGCCCGTGCAGGCGCTGGTGCGCTGGGATCCGGTGGGCCACGCGGTGCGCGAGCTCGCCGAGCGGGGCGAGCTGGGGTTCCCGCCGGTGTCGAGAATGGCGGCCGTGTCGGCGACCGCCGAGGCCGTCGCGGAATTCATGGGCGCAGTGGAACTGCCCTCGGACGCCGAGGTGTTGGGACCGGTGCCGCTGCCCGTCACGGGCCCGGGACGCCCGCGGCGGGTGGGCGGACCGCCCCCGGGGGAGCACTGGGAGCGCGCGCTGATCCGGGTGCCCCCGGGCAGCGGGGCGGCGCTGGCCGCCGCGCTGAAGGCCGCACAGGCGGCTCGGATGGCGCGCGGGGGCGGGGAGGCCGCGGTGCGGGTGCGGATCGATCCGCCCGACATCGGGTGA
- the rpoZ gene encoding DNA-directed RNA polymerase subunit omega encodes MSSSISAPEGIINPPIDELLEATDSKYSLVIYAAKRARQINAYYSQLGEGLLEYVGPLVDTHVHEKPLSIALREINAGLLTSEAVEGPAQ; translated from the coding sequence GTGTCCTCTTCCATCTCCGCGCCCGAGGGCATCATCAACCCGCCGATCGACGAGCTCCTCGAGGCCACCGACTCGAAGTACAGCCTCGTGATCTACGCGGCCAAGCGGGCCCGCCAGATCAACGCGTACTACTCGCAGCTCGGCGAGGGCCTCCTCGAGTACGTCGGTCCGCTGGTGGACACCCACGTCCACGAGAAGCCGCTCTCGATCGCCCTCCGCGAGATCAACGCGGGTCTGCTGACGTCCGAGGCCGTAGAGGGCCCGGCGCAGTAA
- the pyrF gene encoding orotidine-5'-phosphate decarboxylase, protein MTLEPFGTRLRRAMDERGPLCVGIDPHASLLAEWGLDDDVAGLERFSRTVVEAMADQVAVLKPQSAFFERFGSRGVAVLEKSVEEARAAGALVVMDAKRGDIGSTMAAYAESFLREDAPLFSDALTVSPYLGYGSLSPAIALARESGAGLFVLALTSNPEGGEVQHAVRADGRSVGATMLAHLAAENTGEEPLGSFGAVVGATLGDLSSYDLDINGPLLAPGIGAQGATPADLPAVFGAAVRNVVPNVSRGVLRHGPDTGALRAAADRFAEEIRAAVASA, encoded by the coding sequence ATGACCCTGGAGCCCTTCGGCACGCGCCTGCGCCGGGCGATGGACGAGCGCGGCCCGCTCTGCGTGGGCATCGACCCGCACGCGTCCCTGCTGGCCGAGTGGGGCCTGGACGACGACGTGGCGGGCCTGGAGCGGTTCAGCCGTACCGTCGTCGAGGCGATGGCCGACCAGGTCGCCGTCCTGAAGCCGCAGAGCGCCTTCTTCGAGCGCTTCGGATCGCGTGGCGTCGCCGTCCTGGAGAAGTCGGTCGAGGAGGCGCGGGCGGCCGGCGCCCTGGTCGTGATGGACGCCAAGCGCGGCGACATCGGCTCCACCATGGCCGCCTACGCCGAATCCTTCCTCCGCGAGGACGCCCCGCTCTTCTCGGACGCCCTGACCGTCTCGCCGTACCTCGGCTACGGGTCGCTCTCCCCGGCGATCGCCCTGGCGCGCGAGAGCGGCGCGGGACTGTTCGTGCTGGCGCTGACCTCCAACCCGGAGGGCGGCGAGGTCCAGCACGCGGTCCGCGCGGACGGCCGGAGCGTCGGAGCGACGATGCTGGCGCACCTGGCGGCCGAGAACACGGGGGAGGAGCCCCTCGGCTCCTTCGGGGCCGTCGTGGGCGCCACGCTCGGCGACCTGTCGTCCTACGACCTGGACATCAACGGTCCGCTCCTGGCGCCCGGCATCGGCGCCCAGGGGGCCACGCCGGCCGATCTTCCCGCGGTCTTCGGGGCGGCGGTGCGCAATGTCGTCCCGAACGTCAGCCGGGGGGTGCTGCGGCACGGCCCCGACACCGGTGCGCTGCGCGCGGCCGCGGACCGGTTCGCGGAGGAGATCAGGGCCGCGGTGGCCTCCGCGTGA
- the metK gene encoding methionine adenosyltransferase, whose translation MSRRLFTSESVTEGHPDKIADQISDTILDALLKEDPSSRVAVETLITTGLVHVAGEVTTKTYAPIAQLVRDKILEIGYDSSKKGFDGASCGVSVSIGAQSPDIAQGVDTAYEQRVEGDEDELDKQGAGDQGLMFGYACDETPTLMPLPIFLAHRLSKRLSEVRKNGTIPYLRPDGKTQVTIEYDGDKAVRLDTVVVSSQHASDIDLESLLAPDIREFVVEAELKALLDEGIKLETEGYRLLVNPTGRFEIGGPMGDAGLTGRKIIIDTYGGMSRHGGGAFSGKDPSKVDRSAAYAMRWVAKNVVAAGLATRCEVQVAYAIGKAEPVGLFVETFGTAKVDTDRIEKAIDEVFDLRPAAIIRDLDLLRPIYAQTAAYGHFGRELPEFTWEKTDRVDALRKAAGL comes from the coding sequence GTGTCCCGTCGCTTGTTCACCTCGGAGTCCGTGACCGAGGGTCACCCCGACAAGATCGCTGACCAGATCAGCGACACCATCCTCGACGCGCTGCTCAAGGAGGACCCGTCGTCCCGGGTCGCCGTCGAGACGCTGATCACCACCGGCCTGGTGCACGTGGCCGGCGAGGTCACCACCAAGACCTACGCACCCATCGCGCAGCTGGTGCGCGACAAGATCCTGGAGATCGGCTACGACTCCTCCAAGAAGGGCTTCGACGGCGCCTCCTGCGGCGTCTCGGTGTCCATCGGCGCGCAGTCCCCGGACATCGCCCAGGGCGTCGACACCGCCTACGAGCAGCGTGTCGAGGGCGACGAGGACGAACTCGACAAGCAGGGCGCCGGCGACCAGGGCCTGATGTTCGGCTACGCGTGCGACGAGACGCCGACCCTGATGCCGCTGCCGATCTTCCTGGCGCACCGCCTGTCCAAGCGCCTCTCCGAGGTCCGCAAGAACGGCACCATCCCCTACCTGCGCCCCGACGGCAAGACGCAGGTCACCATCGAGTACGACGGTGACAAGGCGGTCCGTCTGGACACGGTCGTGGTCTCCTCGCAGCACGCCAGCGACATCGACCTGGAGTCGCTGCTCGCCCCCGACATCCGTGAGTTCGTCGTCGAGGCGGAGCTGAAGGCGCTCCTCGACGAGGGCATCAAGCTGGAGACCGAGGGCTACCGCCTCCTGGTGAACCCGACCGGCCGCTTCGAGATCGGCGGTCCGATGGGCGACGCCGGCCTCACCGGCCGCAAGATCATCATCGACACCTACGGCGGCATGTCCCGCCACGGCGGCGGCGCCTTCTCCGGCAAGGACCCGTCCAAGGTGGACCGCTCCGCGGCGTACGCGATGCGCTGGGTCGCCAAGAACGTCGTCGCCGCGGGCCTCGCCACCCGCTGCGAGGTCCAGGTCGCCTACGCCATCGGCAAGGCCGAGCCGGTCGGTCTCTTCGTCGAGACCTTCGGTACCGCGAAGGTCGACACCGACAGGATCGAGAAGGCGATCGACGAGGTCTTCGACCTCCGCCCGGCCGCCATCATCCGCGACCTCGACCTCCTGCGCCCGATCTACGCCCAGACCGCGGCCTACGGCCACTTCGGCCGCGAGCTCCCCGAGTTCACCTGGGAGAAGACGGACCGCGTGGACGCGCTGCGGAAGGCGGCGGGGCTGTAA
- a CDS encoding quinone-dependent dihydroorotate dehydrogenase has protein sequence MYKIFFRLVFQHMDPEEAHHLAFRWIRLAARVPVLRTFLAAALAPRYKELRTEAFGLRMHGPFGLAAGFDKNAVAIDGMSMLGFDHVEIGTVTGEAQPGNPKRRLFRLVKDRALINRMGFNNDGSLAVAARLASREPVFRTVVGVNIGKTKAVPEAEAVDDYVKSAERLAPYADYLVVNVSSPNTPGLRNLQATEALRPLLSAVREAADRRVASRHVPLLVKIAPDLADEDVDAVADLAVELGLDGIIATNTTIAREGLGLTSATSLVKETGGLSGAPLKARSLEVLRRLYARVGDRITLVGVGGVENAEDAWQRILAGATLVQGYSAFVYEGPFWGRAIHKGLLARLRTSPYATLADAVGADVRKPV, from the coding sequence ATGTACAAGATCTTTTTCCGTCTCGTCTTCCAGCACATGGACCCGGAGGAGGCCCACCACCTGGCCTTCCGCTGGATCCGCCTCGCCGCCCGCGTCCCCGTGCTGCGCACCTTCCTCGCCGCCGCGCTCGCGCCCCGGTACAAGGAACTGCGCACCGAGGCCTTCGGGCTGCGCATGCACGGCCCCTTCGGGCTCGCGGCCGGCTTCGACAAGAACGCCGTCGCCATCGACGGCATGTCGATGCTCGGCTTCGACCACGTGGAGATCGGCACGGTGACGGGGGAGGCCCAGCCCGGCAACCCCAAGCGGCGGCTCTTCCGCCTCGTGAAGGACCGCGCGCTGATCAACCGCATGGGCTTCAACAACGACGGCTCGCTGGCCGTGGCGGCCCGCCTGGCGTCCCGTGAGCCCGTCTTCAGGACGGTCGTCGGGGTGAACATCGGCAAGACCAAGGCCGTTCCCGAGGCGGAGGCCGTCGACGACTACGTGAAGTCGGCCGAGCGGCTGGCACCGTACGCCGACTACCTGGTCGTGAACGTGTCGTCGCCCAACACGCCCGGTCTGCGCAACCTCCAGGCCACCGAGGCGCTGCGCCCCCTGCTGAGCGCCGTCCGCGAGGCCGCCGACCGCCGGGTCGCCTCGCGCCACGTCCCGCTCCTCGTGAAGATCGCCCCCGATCTCGCGGACGAGGACGTGGACGCGGTCGCCGACCTGGCCGTCGAGCTCGGTCTGGACGGGATCATCGCCACCAACACCACCATCGCGCGCGAGGGCCTCGGTCTGACCTCCGCGACCTCCCTGGTGAAGGAGACGGGCGGCCTGTCCGGCGCGCCCCTGAAGGCCCGCTCCCTGGAGGTCCTGAGGCGCCTGTACGCGCGCGTGGGCGACCGGATCACCCTCGTGGGTGTCGGCGGCGTGGAGAACGCCGAGGACGCCTGGCAGCGCATCCTGGCGGGCGCCACGCTGGTCCAGGGCTACAGCGCCTTCGTCTACGAGGGCCCCTTCTGGGGTCGCGCCATCCACAAGGGGCTGCTGGCACGCCTGCGCACGAGCCCGTACGCCACCCTCGCCGACGCGGTCGGCGCCGACGTGAGGAAGCCGGTATGA
- the carB gene encoding carbamoyl-phosphate synthase large subunit, whose translation MPKRTDIQSVLVIGSGPIVIGQAAEFDYSGTQACRILRAEGLRVILVNSNPATIMTDPEIADATYVEPITPEFVEKIIAKERPDALLPTLGGQTALNTAISLHAAGTLEKYGVELIGANVEAINKGEDRDLFKDVVEAVHAKIGHGESARSVICHSMDDVLKGVETLGGYPVVVRPSFTMGGAGSGFAHDEEELRRIAGQGLTLSPTTEVLLEESILGWKEYELELMRDKNDNVVVVCSIENFDPMGVHTGDSITVAPAMTLTDREYQRLRDVGIAIIREVGVDTGGCNIQFAIDPVDGRVIVIEMNPRVSRSSALASKATGFPIAKIAAKLAVGYTLDEIPNDITQETPASFEPTLDYVVVKAPRFAFEKFPSADSTLTTTMKSVGEAMAIGRNFTEAFQKALRSLEKKGSQFTFVGDPGDKEALLAESVRPTDGRINTVMQAIRAGATPEEVFEYTKIDPWFVDQLFLIKEIADELAAAPKLDPDLLAEAKRHGFSDQQIGEIRGLREDVVREVRHALGVRPVYKTVDTCAAEFAAKTPYFYSSYDEETEVAPREKPAVIILGSGPNRIGQGIEFDYSCVHASFALSEAGYETVMVNCNPETVSTDYDTSDRLYFEPLTLEDVLEIVHAESLAGPIAGVVVQLGGQTPLGLAQALKDNGVPIVGTPPEAIHAAEDRGAFGRVLAEAGLPAPKHGTATTFAEAKAIADEIGYPVLVRPSYVLGGRGMEIVYDETRLSSYIAESTEISPSRPVLVDRFLDDAIEIDVDALYDGTELYLGGVMEHIEEAGIHSGDSACALPPITLGGFDIKRLRASTEAIAKGVGVRGLINIQFAMAGDILYVLEANPRASRTVPFTSKATAVPLAKAAARISLGATIAELRAEGLLPANGDGGELPLDAPISVKEAVMPWSRFRDVHGRGVDTVLGPEMRSTGEVMGIDAVFGTAYAKSQAGAYGPLPTKGRAFISVANRDKRSMIFPARELVAHGFELLATSGTAEVLKRNGINATVVRKQSEGVGPNGEKTIVQLIHDGEVDLIVNTPYGTGGRLDGYEIRTAAVARSVPCLTTVQALAAAVQGIDALKHGDVGVRSLQEHAEHLIAARD comes from the coding sequence GTGCCTAAGCGCACCGATATCCAGTCCGTCCTGGTCATCGGCTCCGGCCCGATCGTCATCGGCCAGGCCGCCGAGTTCGACTACTCCGGCACCCAGGCCTGCCGCATCCTGCGCGCCGAGGGACTCAGGGTCATCCTGGTCAACTCCAACCCGGCGACGATCATGACCGACCCGGAGATCGCCGACGCCACCTACGTCGAGCCGATCACCCCGGAGTTCGTCGAGAAGATCATCGCCAAGGAGCGCCCCGACGCCCTGCTGCCCACCCTGGGCGGCCAGACGGCCCTCAACACGGCGATCTCGCTGCACGCGGCCGGGACGCTGGAGAAGTACGGCGTCGAGCTCATCGGCGCCAACGTCGAGGCCATCAACAAGGGCGAGGACCGCGACCTCTTCAAGGACGTCGTCGAAGCGGTGCACGCGAAGATCGGGCACGGCGAGTCCGCCCGCTCGGTCATCTGCCACTCCATGGACGACGTCCTCAAGGGCGTCGAGACGCTCGGCGGCTACCCGGTCGTCGTCCGCCCGTCCTTCACCATGGGCGGCGCCGGCTCCGGCTTCGCCCACGACGAGGAGGAGCTGCGCCGCATCGCGGGCCAGGGCCTCACGCTCTCCCCGACCACCGAGGTGCTCCTTGAGGAGTCCATCCTCGGCTGGAAGGAGTACGAGCTGGAGCTGATGCGCGACAAGAACGACAACGTCGTGGTCGTCTGTTCCATCGAGAACTTCGACCCCATGGGCGTCCACACCGGCGACTCGATCACCGTCGCGCCCGCGATGACACTGACCGACCGCGAGTACCAGCGCCTTCGTGACGTCGGTATCGCGATCATCCGTGAGGTCGGCGTCGACACCGGCGGCTGCAACATCCAGTTCGCGATCGACCCGGTCGACGGCCGGGTGATCGTCATCGAGATGAACCCGCGCGTCTCGCGCTCCTCGGCCCTGGCCTCGAAGGCGACCGGCTTCCCGATCGCCAAGATCGCGGCCAAGCTCGCCGTCGGTTACACCCTCGACGAGATCCCGAACGACATCACGCAGGAGACCCCGGCCTCCTTCGAGCCCACCCTCGACTACGTGGTCGTCAAGGCCCCGCGGTTCGCCTTCGAGAAGTTCCCGAGCGCGGACTCCACCCTCACCACCACCATGAAGTCGGTCGGCGAGGCCATGGCCATCGGCCGCAACTTCACCGAGGCCTTCCAGAAGGCGCTGCGCTCGCTGGAGAAGAAGGGCAGCCAGTTCACGTTCGTCGGCGACCCCGGCGACAAGGAAGCGCTGCTCGCGGAGTCCGTCCGTCCCACCGACGGCCGGATCAACACCGTCATGCAGGCGATCCGCGCGGGCGCCACGCCGGAGGAGGTCTTCGAGTACACGAAGATCGACCCCTGGTTCGTCGACCAGCTCTTCCTCATCAAGGAGATCGCCGACGAGCTCGCCGCGGCGCCGAAGCTGGACCCCGACCTGCTGGCCGAGGCCAAGCGGCACGGCTTCTCCGACCAGCAGATCGGCGAGATCCGCGGCCTGCGCGAGGACGTCGTGCGCGAGGTGCGGCACGCGCTGGGCGTGCGCCCGGTCTACAAGACGGTCGACACCTGCGCCGCCGAGTTCGCCGCGAAGACGCCGTACTTCTACTCCTCCTACGACGAGGAGACGGAGGTCGCCCCGCGCGAGAAGCCGGCCGTCATCATCCTGGGCTCCGGCCCCAACCGCATCGGCCAGGGCATCGAGTTCGACTACTCCTGCGTCCACGCCTCCTTCGCGCTGAGCGAGGCCGGCTACGAGACCGTTATGGTCAACTGCAACCCGGAAACCGTCTCCACGGACTACGACACCTCCGACCGGCTGTACTTCGAGCCGCTGACCCTGGAGGACGTGCTGGAGATCGTCCACGCCGAGTCCCTGGCGGGCCCGATCGCCGGCGTCGTCGTCCAGCTGGGCGGCCAGACCCCGCTGGGCCTGGCCCAGGCGCTGAAGGACAACGGCGTGCCGATCGTGGGCACCCCGCCGGAGGCCATCCACGCAGCCGAGGACCGCGGCGCCTTCGGCCGCGTGCTCGCCGAGGCGGGTCTCCCGGCCCCCAAGCACGGCACCGCCACCACCTTCGCCGAGGCCAAGGCCATCGCCGACGAGATCGGCTACCCGGTCCTGGTCCGGCCGTCGTACGTCCTCGGCGGACGCGGCATGGAGATCGTCTACGACGAGACCCGGCTGTCGTCCTACATCGCCGAGTCGACCGAGATCAGCCCCTCCCGGCCGGTCCTGGTCGACCGCTTCCTCGACGACGCGATCGAGATCGACGTCGACGCGCTCTACGACGGCACCGAGCTCTACCTCGGCGGGGTCATGGAGCACATCGAGGAGGCCGGCATCCACTCCGGCGACTCCGCGTGCGCCCTGCCCCCGATCACGCTCGGCGGCTTCGACATCAAGCGCCTGCGGGCCTCGACGGAGGCCATCGCCAAGGGGGTCGGCGTACGCGGCCTGATCAACATCCAGTTCGCGATGGCCGGCGACATCCTCTACGTCCTGGAGGCCAACCCGCGCGCGTCCCGTACGGTCCCCTTCACCTCGAAGGCGACCGCGGTGCCGCTGGCGAAGGCCGCCGCCCGGATCTCGCTCGGCGCGACCATCGCCGAACTCCGCGCGGAGGGGCTGCTTCCGGCGAACGGCGACGGCGGCGAACTCCCGCTCGACGCGCCGATCTCCGTCAAGGAGGCCGTCATGCCGTGGTCGCGCTTCCGCGACGTGCACGGCCGCGGCGTCGACACGGTCCTCGGCCCGGAGATGCGTTCCACCGGCGAGGTCATGGGCATCGACGCCGTCTTCGGCACGGCCTACGCCAAGTCGCAGGCCGGCGCCTACGGCCCGCTGCCCACCAAGGGCCGCGCGTTCATCTCGGTCGCCAACCGCGACAAGCGCTCGATGATCTTCCCGGCGCGTGAACTCGTCGCCCACGGCTTCGAGTTGCTCGCCACCTCCGGCACGGCCGAGGTCCTCAAGCGCAACGGCATCAACGCCACGGTGGTGCGCAAGCAGTCCGAGGGCGTCGGCCCCAACGGCGAGAAGACCATCGTCCAGCTCATCCACGACGGCGAGGTCGACCTCATCGTCAACACGCCCTACGGAACCGGCGGCCGCCTCGACGGCTACGAGATCCGTACGGCGGCCGTGGCGCGGTCGGTGCCGTGTCTGACGACGGTCCAGGCGCTCGCCGCCGCCGTCCAGGGCATCGACGCGCTCAAGCACGGCGACGTGGGCGTCCGCTCGCTCCAGGAACACGCGGAACACCTGATCGCGGCCCGCGACTAG
- a CDS encoding integration host factor, with translation MALPPLTPEQRAAALEKAAAARRERAEVKNRLKHSGASLHEVIKQGQENDVIGKMKVSALLESLPGVGKVRAKQIMERLGISESRRVRGLGSNQIASLEREFGSTGS, from the coding sequence GTGGCTCTTCCGCCCCTTACCCCTGAACAGCGCGCAGCCGCGCTCGAAAAGGCCGCCGCGGCTCGCCGGGAGCGGGCCGAGGTCAAGAATCGACTCAAGCACTCCGGCGCCTCCCTGCATGAGGTCATCAAGCAGGGCCAGGAGAACGACGTCATCGGCAAGATGAAGGTCTCCGCGCTGCTTGAGTCCCTGCCGGGCGTGGGCAAGGTCCGCGCCAAGCAGATCATGGAGCGACTCGGCATCTCCGAGAGCCGCCGTGTGCGCGGCCTCGGTTCCAACCAGATCGCCTCCCTGGAGCGTGAGTTCGGCAGCACCGGTTCCTGA
- the coaBC gene encoding bifunctional phosphopantothenoylcysteine decarboxylase/phosphopantothenate--cysteine ligase CoaBC, whose amino-acid sequence MDKPKVVLGVSGGIAAYKACELLRRLTETGHDVRVVPTDSALHFVGAATWSALSGNPVSTEVWDDVHEVPHVRIGQHADLVVVAPATADVLAKAAHGLADDLLTNTLLTARCPVVFAPAMHTEMWEHPATQENVATLRRRGAVVIEPAVGRLTGVDTGKGRLPDPTEIYALCRRVLARGVTEPDLKGRHVVVSAGGTREPLDPVRFLGNRSSGKQGYALARTAAARGARVTLLAANTALPDPAGVDVVPVGTAVQLREAVLKAAADADAVVMAAAVADFRPAAYAEGKIKKKDGHDPDPIVLVRNPDILAEISADRARPGQVVVGFAAETDDVLANGREKLRRKGCDLLVVNEVGERRTFGSEENEAVVLGTDGSETPVPHGPKEALAETVWDLVVQRLK is encoded by the coding sequence GTGGACAAGCCGAAGGTCGTGCTGGGGGTCAGCGGGGGCATCGCCGCCTACAAGGCCTGCGAGCTGTTGCGCAGGCTGACCGAGACGGGCCACGACGTGCGCGTCGTCCCCACCGACTCCGCCCTGCACTTCGTCGGCGCCGCCACCTGGTCCGCGCTGTCCGGCAACCCGGTCTCGACCGAGGTGTGGGACGACGTCCACGAGGTCCCGCACGTCCGTATCGGCCAGCACGCCGACCTGGTGGTCGTCGCCCCGGCGACCGCGGACGTGCTCGCCAAGGCGGCCCACGGCCTCGCCGACGACCTGCTGACGAACACCCTGCTCACCGCCCGCTGCCCGGTCGTCTTCGCGCCCGCCATGCACACGGAGATGTGGGAGCACCCGGCCACCCAGGAGAACGTGGCGACACTGCGCCGCCGCGGCGCCGTCGTCATCGAGCCGGCCGTCGGGCGCCTCACCGGCGTCGACACCGGCAAGGGCCGGCTGCCCGACCCGACGGAGATCTACGCCCTCTGCCGCCGCGTACTCGCCCGGGGCGTCACCGAACCCGACCTCAAGGGCCGCCATGTCGTCGTCAGCGCCGGCGGCACCCGCGAGCCCCTGGACCCGGTCCGCTTCCTCGGCAACCGCTCCTCCGGCAAGCAGGGCTACGCCCTGGCCCGCACCGCCGCCGCGCGCGGGGCCCGGGTGACGCTGCTCGCGGCCAACACCGCCCTGCCGGACCCGGCGGGCGTGGATGTCGTCCCGGTCGGCACGGCCGTCCAGCTGCGCGAGGCGGTCCTGAAGGCCGCCGCGGACGCCGACGCGGTCGTGATGGCCGCCGCGGTCGCCGACTTCCGGCCGGCGGCGTACGCGGAAGGCAAGATCAAGAAGAAGGACGGCCACGACCCGGACCCGATCGTGCTGGTGCGGAATCCGGACATCCTCGCGGAGATCTCGGCCGACCGCGCCCGCCCCGGCCAGGTCGTCGTCGGCTTCGCCGCGGAGACCGACGACGTGCTGGCCAACGGCCGCGAGAAGCTGCGGCGCAAGGGCTGTGACCTCCTCGTGGTGAACGAGGTGGGGGAGCGCAGAACCTTCGGCTCCGAGGAGAACGAGGCCGTGGTCCTGGGCACCGACGGCAGTGAGACGCCGGTCCCGCACGGCCCGAAGGAAGCGCTGGCCGAAACCGTGTGGGATCTGGTGGTCCAGCGCCTGAAGTGA